The following are from one region of the Anaeropeptidivorans aminofermentans genome:
- the nikB gene encoding nickel ABC transporter permease has product MKTYIIRRLLQAIPTLLVISFLVFSLLYITPGDPVEMILGTEDQRISEEQRVIIEKEWGLDKPFIIRYVDFVAKAVRGDLGFSYITGQPVFESVMIRMPATLILTAFSMALALIISVPLGVLAAIKHNSIWDSMATALATVGVSLPRFWFGLVLIILFSLKLGWLPSTGYADISQGIVPFLKFIIMPASSLALGMAATQTRMIRSSMLDVLNQDYVRYARSKGLREKIVIFRHAFKNSMIPVITIIGGEIGALLGGAVVTESIFSWPGVGRLAVNSISKRDYPMIQGITLCICISYLAINLLVDIIYAYVDPRIRLDKK; this is encoded by the coding sequence ATGAAAACATACATTATCAGAAGGCTCTTGCAGGCGATACCAACCTTGCTTGTTATATCTTTTTTAGTATTTTCTCTCCTTTACATAACCCCGGGAGACCCTGTGGAAATGATTCTCGGAACAGAAGACCAGCGTATTTCCGAAGAACAAAGGGTAATTATCGAAAAGGAATGGGGGCTTGATAAGCCTTTTATTATAAGATACGTTGATTTTGTAGCAAAGGCAGTAAGGGGAGATTTAGGCTTTTCTTATATTACGGGGCAGCCGGTTTTTGAAAGCGTCATGATCCGTATGCCGGCAACATTAATTCTTACGGCCTTTTCCATGGCCTTGGCCCTTATTATATCGGTGCCTTTAGGCGTCCTTGCGGCAATAAAGCATAACAGCATTTGGGACTCTATGGCGACTGCTCTTGCAACCGTAGGCGTATCTTTACCTCGGTTTTGGTTCGGCCTTGTGCTTATTATCTTGTTTTCCCTTAAACTGGGGTGGCTGCCAAGCACGGGATATGCAGATATTTCTCAGGGAATCGTTCCCTTTCTTAAGTTTATCATAATGCCTGCCTCCTCTCTTGCCCTGGGAATGGCCGCAACCCAAACGAGAATGATACGTTCAAGTATGCTTGATGTATTAAATCAGGATTATGTAAGATATGCCAGAAGCAAAGGCCTCAGAGAAAAAATAGTAATCTTCCGGCATGCTTTTAAAAACTCCATGATCCCGGTTATAACCATCATAGGCGGAGAAATCGGCGCTCTTCTGGGCGGTGCGGTAGTTACGGAATCTATATTCTCATGGCCCGGGGTCGGAAGGCTTGCGGTAAATTCCATTTCCAAAAGAGATTATCCCATGATACAAGGCATAACCCTTTGCATCTGCATAAGCTATCTTGCAATCAACCTTTTAGTAGACATTATATACGCCTATGTAGATCCTCGGATACGTCTTGATAAAAAATAG
- the arr gene encoding NAD(+)--rifampin ADP-ribosyltransferase has translation MTASLQDSKVLDAGPFYHGTKADLKPGDLLAPGYSSNYGEGKKANYVYMAATLDAAIWGAELAMGDRLGRIYRVEPTGIFENDPNLTDKKFPGNPTRSYRTKYPLRIVGEVLEWEGHSPEVLQKMREGLEELKRLGIEAIND, from the coding sequence ATGACTGCTTCATTACAGGATAGTAAAGTTTTGGATGCCGGTCCCTTCTATCATGGCACAAAAGCCGATTTAAAGCCAGGGGATTTGCTTGCGCCCGGATATAGTTCCAACTATGGTGAGGGAAAGAAAGCCAATTACGTCTATATGGCAGCAACCTTAGATGCGGCCATATGGGGTGCAGAACTTGCAATGGGCGATCGCCTCGGCCGTATTTATCGTGTGGAACCCACCGGTATCTTTGAAAATGATCCTAATTTGACAGATAAGAAGTTCCCGGGCAATCCCACCAGGTCCTACCGTACAAAATATCCCTTGCGTATTGTAGGCGAGGTCTTGGAATGGGAAGGCCACTCACCGGAAGTACTCCAGAAAATGCGAGAGGGTCTTGAGGAACTTAAACGTCTTGGCATTGAAGCGATAAATGATTAA
- a CDS encoding GNAT family N-acetyltransferase → MEIKKFEGNKKDYIDLLLLADEEEAMVDKYINKGDMFILDDGGVKAECIVTAEAEGVYEIKNIAVSPEFQKMGYGRKLIEFVLSYYMDWNQFLVGTGESPKTLDFYRRCGFRDAYRIENFFTDNYEKPIYEDGKQLVDMIYLKIER, encoded by the coding sequence ATGGAGATAAAAAAATTTGAAGGAAATAAAAAGGACTATATCGATTTGCTTTTACTGGCAGACGAAGAGGAAGCCATGGTAGATAAATATATTAACAAAGGAGATATGTTTATCCTTGATGACGGCGGAGTTAAGGCAGAATGTATTGTAACAGCAGAAGCAGAGGGCGTATACGAAATAAAAAATATTGCAGTATCCCCCGAATTTCAAAAAATGGGCTATGGAAGAAAGCTGATAGAGTTTGTTTTATCTTATTATATGGATTGGAATCAATTCTTGGTCGGAACAGGAGAAAGCCCTAAAACATTAGATTTCTACCGTAGATGCGGTTTCAGGGACGCCTATAGAATAGAGAATTTCTTCACAGACAATTATGAAAAGCCGATATATGAAGACGGTAAACAATTAGTTGATATGATTTATTTAAAAATTGAGAGATAA
- a CDS encoding ABC transporter ATP-binding protein, translating to MNDSILKIENLKVYFPIKAGIMQRTVGHIKAVDGVSIDIKRGETVGLVGESGCGKTTIGRSIVRLNSPTSGQILLNSEKDILKTEGEELRKLRKQIQIIFQDPYSSLNPRHTIKRLLGEVLTVQMGMTKAEALEHTSTILSQVGLSPVYAQRYPHEFSGGQRQRVAIAKAIALKPEFLVCDEAVSALDVSIQSQIINLLMDLKEQYNNMTYLFISHALNVVEYISDRVVVMYLGKIVELADNEELFSHPQHPYTQALLSAIPILAGRKQRERIILKGEVPSASNIPKGCRFHTRCPYAASICSEAEPPLVEKAPNHWVACHL from the coding sequence ATGAATGATTCCATACTTAAAATAGAAAACTTAAAGGTATACTTTCCAATTAAAGCCGGGATAATGCAAAGAACTGTAGGCCACATTAAAGCGGTTGACGGCGTAAGTATAGACATCAAAAGAGGTGAAACCGTCGGCCTTGTAGGAGAATCCGGCTGCGGAAAAACCACCATAGGAAGGTCCATTGTACGGCTTAACAGCCCAACCTCCGGCCAAATTCTTCTGAACAGTGAAAAGGATATCTTAAAGACCGAAGGGGAAGAGCTTCGAAAGCTCAGAAAACAAATACAGATTATTTTCCAGGACCCCTACTCTTCCCTTAATCCAAGGCATACTATAAAAAGACTTTTGGGCGAGGTTTTAACGGTTCAGATGGGAATGACAAAAGCCGAGGCCCTTGAACATACAAGCACCATTTTAAGCCAAGTAGGATTAAGCCCAGTCTATGCCCAAAGATACCCCCATGAATTTTCCGGCGGGCAGCGGCAAAGGGTTGCCATCGCCAAGGCCATCGCCTTAAAGCCTGAATTTCTTGTCTGCGACGAGGCCGTATCCGCCCTCGATGTTTCCATACAGTCTCAAATCATTAATCTTTTGATGGACTTAAAGGAACAATACAATAATATGACTTATTTATTCATTTCCCACGCCCTTAATGTGGTTGAATACATATCCGACAGAGTCGTTGTGATGTATCTTGGTAAAATCGTTGAGCTTGCAGATAATGAGGAGCTTTTCAGCCATCCCCAGCACCCTTACACCCAAGCCCTCCTTTCGGCAATCCCTATCCTTGCAGGAAGAAAGCAAAGGGAAAGAATCATTCTGAAAGGGGAAGTTCCAAGTGCCTCTAATATCCCAAAGGGCTGCCGTTTCCATACGAGATGCCCTTATGCCGCAAGCATATGCTCGGAGGCAGAGCCGCCTCTTGTAGAAAAAGCACCGAATCATTGGGTTGCCTGCCATTTATAA
- a CDS encoding ABC transporter ATP-binding protein, whose product MINENYLEVENLRTYFNTPEGVVKSVDGVSFSIKKGETLALVGESGCGKTVTSLSLIRLLPDTADINADLFMLDGKEIKELSKSEARSIRGSKISMIFQEPMTSLNPVYKIERQLGEVFTLHNPSLTKEQVKELSIEILKKVGIPNPAERLKVYPHQLSGGLRQRVMIAISLAANPQMLIADEPTTALDVTIQAQILDLLRSLQKDMKMSILMITHDFGVVSQIADRVAVMYAGKIIEEGNLNDIFTDPWHPYTKLLILSIPGIKVTRGGRLEAIVGTVPNPLNFPKGCRFSPRCPYAMDICRQKEPEQYVNGSRKVSCFLRGNGHE is encoded by the coding sequence ATGATAAACGAAAATTATCTTGAGGTGGAAAACCTTCGTACCTATTTTAATACACCTGAGGGCGTTGTAAAATCCGTAGACGGCGTTTCCTTCTCAATAAAAAAGGGCGAAACCCTTGCTTTAGTAGGAGAATCAGGCTGCGGAAAAACCGTAACCTCCCTCTCCCTTATCAGGCTTTTACCGGATACGGCAGATATTAATGCAGATTTATTCATGCTCGACGGAAAGGAAATAAAAGAGCTTTCAAAATCGGAAGCCAGAAGCATCAGAGGCTCTAAAATATCGATGATTTTTCAAGAGCCTATGACTTCTCTGAACCCTGTATATAAAATAGAACGCCAATTAGGCGAGGTTTTCACCCTTCATAATCCTTCTCTTACAAAGGAGCAGGTAAAGGAGCTTTCCATAGAAATACTTAAAAAAGTAGGCATACCCAATCCCGCAGAGCGTTTAAAAGTATATCCTCATCAGCTTTCAGGAGGACTGAGGCAAAGGGTCATGATTGCCATTTCTCTTGCGGCAAATCCTCAAATGCTTATCGCCGATGAGCCTACGACGGCCCTTGACGTAACCATTCAGGCCCAAATCCTTGACCTTTTAAGATCCCTTCAAAAGGATATGAAAATGTCCATTTTGATGATTACCCATGACTTCGGCGTAGTTTCCCAAATAGCCGATAGAGTGGCCGTTATGTACGCCGGTAAAATTATAGAAGAAGGCAATCTAAACGATATTTTCACAGACCCGTGGCACCCCTATACGAAACTCCTTATCCTTTCCATACCGGGGATTAAGGTCACAAGAGGCGGCCGCCTTGAAGCCATTGTGGGAACTGTTCCAAACCCGCTGAATTTTCCTAAGGGGTGCAGATTTTCACCAAGATGTCCCTACGCTATGGATATATGCAGGCAGAAAGAGCCGGAACAATACGTAAACGGCAGCAGAAAAGTAAGCTGTTTTTTAAGGGGGAATGGCCATGAATGA
- a CDS encoding TldD/PmbA family protein: MDIKLFKEMLFEKAAEYGFSEYELYYDKSLVFDVRVFEKEIAQYKNAVLHGVGFRGLYHGKMGYSYSEKIESDVIDFLLSSAKENAEVMDEGEERLFKGSDSYPESKGVSLELNIPSAEEKINWAMLMEETALKEDKRVEGVDYSVVSNVQGDNYIANSYGLELSQENGYAIAYVIIRVKDGDDIKTGFEIYQGKDFKDFDPVQLSKKAVKKAIDSLGAKPCGSGKTDIILRNDMASELFSVFVQGFYGENVQKGFSLLKGKTGSKIAADIVHIKDVHYHEKSLADVSFDSEGVCAEDKIIVENGVLKGFMHNLKSALKEGVPPTGNGFKPSYKGSVSTSYTNFYMEPSDLDFEGLKKKLGKGLIITDLAGLHSGANAISGDFSLLAEGFLVEEGEIIRPVEQITIAGNFYDVLKNITAIGSDLRFEPGGAGGIGMPSLIVKDISVSGI; encoded by the coding sequence ATGGATATAAAATTATTTAAAGAGATGCTTTTTGAAAAAGCCGCGGAATACGGCTTTTCGGAATACGAGCTTTATTATGATAAAAGCCTTGTATTTGACGTTAGAGTATTTGAAAAGGAAATCGCCCAGTATAAAAACGCTGTCTTACATGGTGTAGGCTTCAGAGGGCTTTATCATGGGAAAATGGGTTATTCCTACAGCGAAAAAATCGAAAGTGATGTTATCGATTTCCTTTTAAGCTCCGCCAAGGAAAATGCAGAGGTTATGGACGAAGGGGAGGAGAGGCTTTTTAAAGGTTCTGATTCCTATCCCGAAAGCAAAGGTGTAAGCCTCGAGCTTAATATCCCCTCTGCCGAAGAAAAGATAAACTGGGCGATGCTGATGGAAGAAACTGCCCTTAAAGAAGACAAAAGGGTGGAAGGGGTGGACTATTCCGTTGTTTCAAACGTTCAGGGAGATAATTATATCGCTAATTCCTACGGATTGGAGCTTTCTCAGGAAAACGGTTATGCCATAGCCTATGTTATTATAAGAGTAAAAGATGGAGACGATATAAAAACAGGTTTTGAAATTTATCAGGGAAAGGATTTTAAGGATTTTGACCCTGTTCAATTAAGCAAAAAGGCAGTTAAAAAGGCTATTGATTCTCTTGGGGCAAAGCCCTGCGGAAGCGGCAAAACGGATATAATTTTAAGAAACGATATGGCTTCCGAGCTTTTCAGTGTATTTGTTCAAGGCTTTTACGGTGAAAATGTACAAAAGGGCTTTTCTCTTCTGAAAGGCAAAACGGGAAGCAAAATAGCTGCGGATATCGTTCATATTAAAGATGTTCACTATCACGAAAAAAGCCTTGCTGACGTTTCCTTTGACTCTGAGGGGGTTTGTGCAGAAGATAAGATTATCGTTGAAAATGGTGTTTTAAAAGGTTTTATGCATAATTTGAAATCGGCTTTAAAGGAAGGTGTTCCTCCCACGGGAAACGGCTTCAAGCCCTCTTATAAAGGCTCTGTTTCAACAAGCTATACGAATTTTTATATGGAGCCTTCGGACTTAGACTTTGAAGGATTAAAAAAGAAGCTTGGCAAAGGCCTTATCATTACGGACCTTGCGGGTCTCCATTCAGGGGCCAATGCCATATCCGGCGACTTTTCCCTTCTTGCGGAAGGATTTCTCGTAGAAGAAGGAGAAATCATAAGACCTGTTGAGCAAATAACCATTGCCGGCAATTTCTATGATGTTTTAAAAAATATTACCGCTATAGGCTCCGATTTAAGATTTGAGCCCGGCGGCGCAGGCGGTATTGGCATGCCTTCTCTTATTGTAAAAGATATCAGTGTTTCAGGAATATAA
- a CDS encoding ABC transporter permease, whose translation MNDNNNLKTAVSNEPQAEIGIEALPATTYMADVLRRFRKNKIAIVGFIAMTIIVVLCVFAPLFTPYHPVTDMNLVDMLLPPGTPGHPLGTDDLGRDIWSRLLYGGRNSVLTGMSVALFSACIGVAIGLFSGFFGGIVESILMRFTDIMLSFPFLIVAIAIMSVLGSSQRNVIISLAIVGWPKFARLTRGQVLAVKETEYVESAKVAGFKNFRIIFLHVLPNCMGPLIIQGTLAIGGAILSASSLSYLGLGADAAAPDWGLMLSQGRNYLQKASYLTTIPGLAISATVLAMNWIGDGLRDAFDPKMRK comes from the coding sequence ATGAATGATAATAACAATCTTAAAACAGCTGTATCAAATGAGCCTCAGGCTGAAATCGGAATAGAAGCGCTTCCCGCCACCACTTATATGGCAGATGTTTTAAGGCGTTTCAGAAAAAATAAAATAGCCATTGTAGGCTTTATAGCCATGACGATTATCGTTGTGCTTTGTGTATTTGCTCCTCTTTTTACTCCTTATCACCCTGTTACGGATATGAATCTTGTTGATATGCTTCTTCCCCCCGGAACCCCCGGCCACCCCTTAGGAACCGACGATTTAGGCCGTGATATTTGGTCAAGGCTTCTATACGGCGGAAGAAACTCTGTTCTTACAGGCATGTCAGTCGCTTTGTTTTCCGCCTGTATCGGGGTTGCCATAGGGCTTTTCAGCGGATTTTTCGGCGGCATTGTTGAAAGTATCCTTATGAGGTTTACGGATATTATGCTTTCTTTTCCTTTTCTGATTGTTGCCATTGCCATTATGTCGGTTCTAGGCTCCAGCCAGCGAAACGTTATTATTTCTCTGGCCATTGTAGGCTGGCCTAAATTTGCAAGACTCACAAGGGGGCAGGTGCTTGCGGTTAAGGAAACGGAATATGTAGAATCGGCAAAGGTCGCAGGATTTAAGAATTTCAGAATTATATTTCTCCATGTGCTGCCAAACTGCATGGGCCCTTTGATTATTCAGGGAACCCTCGCTATAGGCGGAGCAATATTATCGGCGTCCAGCTTGAGCTATTTAGGCCTTGGTGCAGACGCTGCCGCTCCCGACTGGGGTCTTATGCTTAGCCAGGGAAGAAATTATCTCCAAAAAGCGTCCTATCTTACGACCATACCGGGCCTTGCCATTTCCGCTACGGTTCTTGCCATGAACTGGATCGGAGACGGTTTAAGAGACGCCTTCGACCCTAAAATGAGAAAGTAG
- the hutH gene encoding histidine ammonia-lyase yields the protein MHEVIIDGHSLTIYDVVKVAREKAKVKLSESAIKNVKKSREYVDKLVEDERTVYGITTGFGKFSDVNISKEESKTLQRNLIISHACGVGSHFSEDIARAIMLLRANALLKGFSGIRLETIEALVALLNSGIYPAIPEKGSLGASGDLAPLSHMVLTLIGEGECYYNGILTSSKEALEKCGLTPVALTSKEGLALINGTQVMTAVGVLTVYDAINLVKLSDISASLTIEALNGITDAFLPVLHEVRPHKGQIDTARNFLSILSGSAHTTNQGKVRVQDAYSLRCAPQVHGASKDAIKYVIDKVNIEINSVTDNPIIVADEDMAISCGNFHGQPMALAFDFLGIALSELANISERRIERLVNPQLSGLPAFLTENGGLNSGFMIAQYSAAALVSENKVLAHPASVDSIPSSANQEDHVSMGTIAARKARDICFNVSRVIAIELIAACQAIDMNKEYKGRPLGKGSKIAYDIIREHIDYIDKDTIMYKEFEKAAKLIENNTIVSAVEKEVGCLYNF from the coding sequence ATGCATGAAGTTATAATAGACGGCCATAGCCTGACTATTTATGACGTTGTGAAGGTTGCAAGAGAAAAAGCGAAAGTTAAGCTTTCAGAATCCGCAATTAAAAATGTTAAAAAATCAAGAGAATACGTTGATAAGCTTGTAGAAGACGAGCGCACTGTTTACGGCATAACCACAGGCTTCGGAAAGTTCAGCGACGTGAATATTTCCAAGGAAGAATCTAAGACTCTTCAAAGAAATCTCATTATAAGCCATGCCTGCGGTGTTGGAAGCCATTTTTCAGAAGACATTGCAAGAGCCATTATGCTTCTTCGTGCAAATGCTCTTTTAAAAGGCTTCTCCGGTATTCGCCTTGAAACGATAGAGGCTTTAGTTGCCCTTTTAAACAGCGGAATATATCCGGCAATACCCGAAAAAGGTTCTTTGGGAGCAAGCGGCGATTTGGCTCCCCTTTCACATATGGTTCTTACCTTGATAGGCGAAGGAGAATGCTATTATAACGGCATTCTTACAAGTTCTAAAGAAGCATTGGAAAAATGCGGCCTTACTCCTGTAGCCCTTACATCAAAAGAAGGCCTTGCCCTCATAAACGGAACACAGGTAATGACGGCAGTTGGGGTTTTAACCGTTTATGATGCTATCAATTTAGTTAAATTAAGCGATATCTCTGCTTCTCTTACAATAGAAGCTTTAAACGGCATTACAGATGCCTTCCTTCCTGTTCTCCATGAGGTAAGGCCTCATAAGGGGCAGATAGACACTGCTAGAAACTTCCTTTCCATTCTTTCGGGAAGCGCCCATACAACAAATCAAGGAAAAGTAAGGGTTCAGGATGCTTACAGCTTACGATGCGCTCCTCAGGTTCACGGCGCAAGCAAAGACGCAATAAAATACGTAATAGATAAAGTAAATATAGAAATTAATTCCGTTACGGATAATCCTATCATCGTTGCCGATGAGGATATGGCTATTTCCTGCGGAAATTTCCACGGTCAGCCTATGGCCCTTGCCTTTGATTTCCTGGGAATTGCCCTTTCAGAGCTTGCAAACATCTCCGAAAGAAGAATAGAAAGGCTTGTAAATCCTCAGTTAAGCGGTCTTCCTGCATTTCTTACGGAAAACGGCGGCCTTAATTCCGGCTTTATGATTGCCCAGTATTCTGCCGCGGCCCTTGTAAGCGAAAATAAAGTTCTTGCCCACCCTGCAAGCGTAGATTCCATTCCTTCCTCCGCCAATCAGGAGGACCATGTAAGCATGGGTACAATTGCCGCAAGAAAAGCAAGGGATATTTGCTTTAATGTAAGCAGAGTTATCGCCATAGAGCTTATTGCCGCATGCCAGGCCATCGATATGAATAAGGAATACAAAGGAAGGCCTCTGGGTAAAGGCAGTAAAATCGCCTACGACATTATAAGAGAACATATCGACTATATTGATAAAGACACAATAATGTATAAAGAATTTGAAAAAGCAGCTAAATTAATAGAAAATAATACCATCGTTTCTGCCGTTGAAAAAGAAGTAGGCTGTTTATATAATTTTTAA
- a CDS encoding GNAT family N-acetyltransferase, with translation METKRLLIRSTQEADGPACLNIWLDEEMGKYLADPPKDKADEATLNFAVGIENDEGWYPMVVFHKDIGDFMGTCSIVPMDKGSRWDLGYDLHKKYWQKGYGTELLQKLIEIGKEKGIRTFSAKVAKENMASNALLKKLGFHVWKDAGSFKKRGTDIVFAEYIYLLNIERQ, from the coding sequence ATGGAAACGAAAAGGCTTCTGATTCGAAGCACCCAAGAAGCCGACGGCCCGGCATGCCTTAATATTTGGCTAGATGAGGAAATGGGAAAATATCTAGCCGATCCGCCGAAAGATAAGGCAGATGAAGCAACTCTTAATTTTGCTGTAGGAATAGAAAACGACGAAGGTTGGTATCCTATGGTGGTATTTCATAAAGATATAGGAGATTTTATGGGAACTTGCAGCATTGTACCCATGGATAAAGGAAGCCGGTGGGATTTAGGCTATGACCTACATAAAAAATATTGGCAAAAAGGTTATGGAACAGAGCTTCTTCAAAAGCTCATTGAAATCGGCAAAGAGAAAGGAATTCGCACCTTCAGTGCAAAGGTTGCCAAAGAAAACATGGCTTCCAATGCCCTTCTAAAGAAGCTTGGATTTCATGTATGGAAGGATGCGGGAAGCTTTAAAAAGCGGGGAACGGATATTGTTTTTGCCGAGTATATATATTTACTTAATATAGAGAGGCAATAA
- a CDS encoding metallophosphoesterase — translation MRLLILSDSHRQIREMSMIIEKLQKDCDAILHAGDFVDDILVFQELYKNKKFYYVKGNCDFGNEAKKELIIEMGGVRIFMTHGHEYSVKYNTDRIIYAAMEKQADVCIFGHTHCPTCFYENGILIMNPGSISMPRGYKYPTYGIINIEDKTPRGSIVAIEGSIIKPAENIQRY, via the coding sequence TTGAGACTGCTGATTTTAAGCGATTCTCATAGACAAATAAGAGAGATGTCTATGATTATTGAAAAGCTTCAAAAAGACTGTGATGCAATACTTCACGCAGGAGATTTTGTAGATGACATATTGGTTTTTCAGGAGCTTTATAAAAATAAGAAATTTTACTATGTAAAAGGAAACTGCGATTTCGGTAACGAAGCAAAAAAAGAATTGATAATTGAAATGGGCGGAGTTCGGATATTTATGACTCATGGCCATGAATACAGCGTAAAATACAATACCGACAGGATTATTTACGCGGCGATGGAAAAGCAGGCAGATGTCTGCATATTTGGCCATACTCATTGCCCCACATGCTTTTATGAAAATGGCATTCTTATAATGAATCCCGGAAGCATTTCCATGCCCAGAGGGTATAAGTATCCTACTTACGGAATAATAAATATAGAGGACAAAACGCCCAGGGGAAGCATTGTTGCCATAGAAGGCAGCATTATAAAGCCTGCAGAAAACATTCAAAGATACTAA
- a CDS encoding class I SAM-dependent methyltransferase gives MNKHELMEYLLKEEKKAFTGWDFSYLDGRYVDTEPPWNYKDIIGKYNKPNYKLLDMGTGGGEFIRELGHPYSLISVTESYEPNLTLCRKVLSPLGIDVRKTGEEEKLPFDDESFDIVINRHESFAMDEVRRVLKKQGYFITQQVGGKNNTALSKRLIEDFKEPFPDHDLKHNIELIEKSGFTILESGESFLPSYFHDIGAVVYLAKILVWEFPRFSVSKCFDKLWHMEEELSEKGFIEAMEHRFYIAAMK, from the coding sequence ATGAATAAACATGAGCTTATGGAATATTTATTAAAAGAGGAAAAGAAAGCATTTACCGGCTGGGATTTTTCTTATTTAGACGGAAGATATGTAGATACTGAACCCCCATGGAATTATAAAGACATCATTGGAAAATATAATAAACCGAATTATAAGCTTCTTGATATGGGAACAGGGGGCGGAGAATTCATAAGAGAATTAGGCCATCCCTATAGTTTAATATCTGTTACAGAGAGCTATGAGCCCAATTTAACCCTATGCAGAAAGGTTCTTTCACCTCTCGGTATCGACGTAAGAAAAACAGGGGAAGAAGAAAAGCTTCCCTTTGATGATGAGAGCTTTGATATTGTCATTAACAGGCATGAATCCTTTGCTATGGACGAGGTTAGAAGAGTCCTTAAAAAGCAAGGCTATTTTATAACCCAGCAGGTAGGAGGAAAGAACAATACAGCCCTTTCCAAAAGGCTTATTGAGGATTTTAAGGAGCCTTTCCCAGACCATGACCTGAAGCATAATATAGAATTAATAGAAAAATCGGGATTTACAATTTTAGAATCGGGAGAAAGCTTTCTTCCTTCCTATTTTCATGATATAGGCGCTGTTGTGTATTTGGCTAAAATACTTGTGTGGGAGTTTCCCAGATTTTCCGTATCAAAATGCTTTGATAAGCTCTGGCATATGGAGGAGGAGCTTTCTGAAAAGGGTTTTATTGAAGCGATGGAACATCGGTTTTATATTGCAGCCATGAAATAA
- a CDS encoding AlkZ-related protein has product MPDKEEAMKETLLKSYFYHHGLLLCNENKELPSLSSVGGDWNSIVIMIEQGEIFYSKLYKGRVTYLSQDFYAQIKPFRQRLNTVSPISRDIFDFLNKKEYADTAEIKNIFMLSGKEFPKAMDELFKELL; this is encoded by the coding sequence TTGCCGGATAAAGAAGAAGCAATGAAAGAAACCCTTTTAAAATCCTATTTTTATCATCATGGCCTTTTGCTGTGCAACGAAAATAAAGAACTGCCGTCTCTTTCTTCCGTGGGCGGTGATTGGAACAGCATCGTTATTATGATAGAGCAGGGGGAAATATTTTACAGTAAGCTTTATAAAGGCAGAGTAACCTATTTATCACAGGATTTTTATGCCCAGATAAAGCCTTTTCGCCAGCGGCTTAATACCGTATCCCCAATAAGCAGAGATATCTTTGATTTTCTAAACAAAAAGGAATATGCCGATACAGCTGAAATTAAAAATATTTTTATGCTCTCCGGCAAAGAATTTCCAAAAGCCATGGACGAGCTATTCAAGGAGCTTTTATAG